In Leptospira perdikensis, a single genomic region encodes these proteins:
- a CDS encoding efflux RND transporter permease subunit, translating to MKAINIILETALKNRLITLVIAGFLLLFGIYSWINIKKEAYSDIADTQVRLVAKFPGKATLEVEERVTMPIERVLHSTPNVIVRRSRTINGLVVFQFVFEEGTDDYFARMRLMEKVRDAVIPDEVEPTLAPMSSPVGEVYRYVVESTSGTHTPMDLRTIQDWIVIPKLLQVSGIADVITFGGLPKQFHVVTTPDKLIRYKVTVSDVIEAIQRNNLNTGGNFLLQGEQSLPIRSLGAIRDPKQIEDIVVKNVNGVPVFIRNIGSVEISHPIPSGILGYTIQNDKEGLIDVDSAVQGLVAMRRWNEPNAFGERVRAKVDEINEKYMPDGTRLRNTYDRADLVNYTLRTVGKTLLEGIAVVSLVVFFFVRSFRAAAVVVATIPFALLFSFSMMNSVGISASLLSLGAIDFGIVVDSTVVMVENIMRRYQEATPVEKAKGILKFTYECASEVGTEILFAILIIILAYLPIFSFERIEGRLFKPMAFTLSFAIFGALLFTMTVVPVAMSFFYKRYFDGDEKERVGGPNPTYDWIEAKYEKIVLYLVARSKKVVTIAFSTVGALLVAGVMALGTEFLPSLDEGGFTLRLYFPVGISLPEAKKFIPKVRKIIYTNEQVNVILSQYGRNDDGTDPLPPNRLEVYVGLKDYNQWKEHITKEQLLLRMRDNLEAGLPGVRVSFSQPIMDNLSEAIMGTIADLAVFVAGQDLTEMRRISKEIVEIISTMKGASEFGIEQEAPAPQLVIRIKREKAARYGINVDDIQKVIVAAVGMEPVSNLYEGPMDTPPKDRAVFGIAVRFSKDYRESAREIASIPIISPTGERLPLSELAEITQEDAPTMIFRQDGKRTITVRTNVRGRDQGGFVNELRKRVTKEVKIPEGYEVKYGGQYENLARVGKQLAIVIPLTIGIIFTLLYLLYRDLKSVAIALSCIPLSLLGGIYALLARGYYFNVSAGVGFISLFGIATMAGILFVSKANHMLRDNPRMTIRDASIYSAVTQLRPRLMTMLLAMLGLIPATLGTGVGSDVQRPLATVMVGGLASALLLVLTVMPSLYILIMGEGPKKQKTKVKKDLGYDPNEIWSDQVHTSEHNHLSETEKQHFLHLDDEAEDEEPTTNKKKKTTSSTKKKK from the coding sequence ATGAAAGCAATCAATATAATTTTAGAAACAGCCCTTAAAAATAGATTAATCACGCTTGTGATCGCCGGATTTTTATTATTATTCGGGATTTATTCATGGATTAATATTAAAAAAGAAGCATATTCGGATATTGCAGATACTCAAGTTCGTTTAGTCGCAAAATTTCCAGGAAAAGCTACGTTGGAAGTGGAAGAACGAGTCACCATGCCTATTGAGCGGGTTCTTCACTCAACTCCCAATGTGATCGTACGTAGATCTAGAACCATCAACGGACTCGTTGTATTCCAATTCGTATTTGAAGAAGGAACAGACGACTATTTTGCTCGTATGCGACTTATGGAAAAAGTTCGAGATGCCGTCATCCCAGATGAAGTCGAACCAACACTGGCACCGATGAGTTCTCCTGTTGGGGAAGTGTATCGTTATGTGGTTGAATCCACCAGCGGAACACACACTCCGATGGACCTAAGAACCATTCAAGACTGGATCGTTATTCCTAAGTTACTTCAAGTTTCAGGGATTGCCGATGTAATTACGTTTGGTGGACTACCAAAACAATTCCATGTGGTGACTACACCGGACAAACTAATTCGTTACAAAGTTACCGTATCGGATGTCATTGAAGCCATCCAAAGAAACAACCTGAACACAGGTGGTAACTTCCTATTACAAGGGGAACAATCACTACCCATCAGGTCGTTAGGTGCCATTCGTGATCCAAAACAAATCGAAGACATTGTAGTCAAAAACGTAAATGGAGTTCCCGTTTTTATCAGAAATATTGGCTCTGTGGAAATCTCTCACCCAATCCCTTCTGGTATTTTAGGATACACAATTCAAAACGACAAAGAAGGTTTGATTGACGTCGATTCCGCAGTGCAGGGTCTCGTGGCTATGCGTCGTTGGAATGAACCCAATGCGTTTGGCGAAAGAGTTAGAGCCAAAGTAGATGAAATCAATGAAAAATACATGCCAGATGGTACTCGATTAAGAAATACCTACGACCGTGCAGATTTGGTTAACTATACATTACGTACTGTTGGTAAAACTCTTTTAGAAGGGATTGCCGTAGTCAGTCTTGTTGTCTTTTTCTTCGTTAGAAGTTTTCGAGCAGCTGCAGTTGTGGTTGCTACCATTCCATTTGCTCTCCTCTTTTCATTCAGTATGATGAATTCTGTTGGAATTTCCGCAAGTTTACTTTCACTAGGTGCCATAGACTTTGGTATCGTGGTCGATAGTACGGTGGTGATGGTCGAAAACATCATGCGAAGGTACCAAGAAGCCACACCGGTCGAAAAAGCAAAAGGAATTCTAAAATTTACTTATGAATGTGCTTCCGAAGTGGGAACTGAGATCCTTTTTGCGATTCTCATTATCATCTTAGCTTATTTACCGATTTTCTCTTTCGAAAGAATTGAAGGTCGCCTTTTCAAACCAATGGCATTTACACTTTCTTTTGCCATCTTTGGTGCATTGTTATTCACAATGACTGTGGTACCAGTTGCCATGTCTTTCTTTTACAAGAGATACTTTGATGGTGATGAAAAAGAACGAGTTGGTGGACCAAACCCTACATACGATTGGATTGAAGCCAAGTATGAAAAAATCGTACTCTATCTAGTCGCTCGTTCTAAAAAAGTTGTTACTATCGCCTTCTCAACAGTAGGTGCCCTTCTTGTGGCGGGAGTGATGGCACTGGGAACAGAATTCCTTCCTTCCTTGGATGAAGGGGGATTTACTTTACGTTTGTATTTTCCTGTAGGTATCTCACTTCCAGAAGCCAAAAAATTCATTCCGAAAGTAAGAAAAATTATTTATACGAATGAACAAGTAAACGTGATCTTATCGCAGTATGGACGTAACGATGATGGAACAGATCCACTACCTCCAAACCGTTTGGAAGTATATGTTGGTTTGAAAGATTATAACCAGTGGAAAGAACATATTACCAAAGAACAGTTATTACTACGTATGAGAGATAACCTAGAAGCGGGACTTCCTGGGGTTCGTGTGAGTTTTTCCCAGCCAATTATGGACAACTTGTCCGAGGCCATTATGGGAACCATTGCCGACTTAGCAGTATTTGTTGCGGGCCAAGATTTAACAGAGATGCGACGTATTTCCAAAGAAATTGTTGAAATCATCTCAACGATGAAAGGAGCCAGTGAGTTCGGGATCGAACAAGAGGCTCCAGCACCGCAGCTTGTCATTCGTATCAAACGTGAAAAAGCAGCTCGTTATGGAATTAACGTAGATGACATTCAAAAGGTGATCGTTGCTGCCGTTGGTATGGAACCTGTGAGTAATTTATACGAAGGGCCTATGGACACTCCTCCCAAAGATAGGGCTGTCTTCGGTATCGCAGTTCGATTTTCAAAAGACTACAGAGAATCAGCACGTGAGATTGCAAGTATTCCTATCATCTCTCCTACTGGCGAAAGGTTACCATTATCAGAGTTAGCTGAGATCACACAGGAAGATGCACCGACTATGATTTTTAGACAGGATGGAAAAAGAACCATCACCGTCAGGACGAATGTTCGGGGAAGAGACCAAGGTGGTTTCGTAAATGAACTTAGAAAACGTGTAACCAAAGAAGTTAAGATTCCAGAAGGATATGAAGTCAAATACGGTGGTCAGTATGAAAACCTCGCACGTGTGGGTAAACAGCTAGCGATTGTGATTCCATTAACCATCGGGATCATCTTCACTTTGTTATACCTATTGTATCGTGATCTAAAGTCAGTGGCTATTGCACTTTCCTGTATTCCGTTGTCCTTACTCGGTGGGATTTATGCACTATTAGCCCGTGGATATTATTTCAACGTATCAGCAGGTGTTGGATTCATTTCACTTTTTGGAATTGCAACTATGGCTGGTATCTTATTTGTTTCCAAAGCCAACCATATGTTAAGGGACAATCCGAGAATGACCATCAGGGATGCATCAATTTATTCGGCAGTAACACAATTACGACCTCGACTCATGACTATGTTACTTGCGATGTTAGGACTCATTCCAGCCACTCTCGGAACGGGAGTAGGATCTGACGTACAAAGACCTTTAGCAACTGTTATGGTTGGGGGACTTGCTTCCGCATTACTTTTAGTATTAACGGTGATGCCAAGTTTATACATCCTCATCATGGGTGAAGGTCCTAAAAAACAAAAAACTAAAGTGAAGAAAGATTTAGGGTATGATCCAAATGAAATTTGGTCAGATCAAGTTCATACATCGGAACACAATCATTTAAGTGAAACAGAAAAACAACATTTCCTTCACCTAGACGATGAAGCAGAAGATGAGGAACCTACAACAAACAAAAAAAAGAAAACAACATCTTCAACAAAGAAGAAAAAGTAA
- a CDS encoding MGMT family protein, whose amino-acid sequence MDTAKTKSTNFYDSVYAVVKKIPKGKVTTYGHIALLLGSPRAARAVGYALNALKKEMEQKVPWQRVINAKGQISFRGDGFRASLQKKILQSEGVSFDLNNDTLNFDKYGWFP is encoded by the coding sequence ATGGACACAGCTAAAACTAAAAGTACGAATTTTTACGATTCTGTTTACGCAGTTGTAAAAAAAATTCCCAAAGGAAAGGTAACGACCTATGGGCATATCGCATTACTTCTAGGAAGTCCTAGAGCCGCACGGGCCGTTGGATATGCTTTGAATGCTCTCAAAAAAGAAATGGAACAAAAAGTCCCTTGGCAACGAGTAATCAATGCAAAAGGGCAAATTTCCTTTCGAGGGGATGGTTTCCGAGCTTCCTTACAAAAAAAAATCCTGCAATCAGAAGGTGTTTCCTTTGATTTAAACAATGATACCTTAAATTTTGACAAGTACGGATGGTTTCCATAA
- a CDS encoding efflux RND transporter periplasmic adaptor subunit, giving the protein MKNPIKSLNRNSLLLLVAIASITFVTVLVYALNRPAKKVAKPPEKAIVHEKGERIEFKPGSPGLELVKSRTVGGGGEFVSLESPARIIAATTSSVSSGGKIVIFESAELNDLYVGFVHARNEVYRSRKNLSRIQDMFKHRVATEKDLVEAETSLGNDTAQLAEFEGKLRAQGLDPNKLGNAGNNIAWVICDIPESQIENLKKGRKVKINFNSSPGTDWVGTAQAIGDNVDPITRTAKVRIEIINKHKDLKPGMFGVVRFPEQIAGNTVVLPYTSIVTVEGTNYVFVEETPLNFHKRQVTLGVSTKESVNITEGVTPGERVVVEGSILLKGLSFGF; this is encoded by the coding sequence ATGAAAAATCCTATTAAATCGCTTAACCGCAATTCCCTACTACTCCTTGTTGCGATTGCCAGTATTACGTTTGTAACAGTATTAGTTTACGCATTGAACCGACCTGCAAAGAAAGTTGCAAAACCTCCTGAAAAAGCAATTGTCCATGAAAAAGGGGAACGTATCGAATTTAAACCAGGTAGCCCTGGTTTAGAATTGGTAAAATCAAGAACTGTTGGTGGTGGTGGAGAATTTGTTAGTTTAGAATCCCCTGCTCGAATCATTGCAGCAACAACAAGTTCCGTCAGTAGTGGTGGAAAGATTGTTATTTTTGAATCGGCTGAACTCAACGACTTGTATGTTGGATTTGTTCATGCCAGAAACGAAGTCTATCGGTCTAGAAAAAACCTAAGTCGTATTCAAGATATGTTCAAACACCGTGTGGCTACTGAGAAAGATTTAGTAGAAGCAGAAACTTCTCTTGGAAATGATACGGCACAACTTGCAGAGTTTGAAGGAAAACTACGAGCCCAGGGTTTAGATCCTAACAAACTAGGGAATGCAGGGAATAACATTGCTTGGGTGATTTGTGATATTCCAGAATCTCAAATTGAAAACCTAAAAAAAGGAAGAAAGGTTAAAATCAATTTTAACTCTTCTCCTGGAACAGACTGGGTAGGAACTGCACAAGCGATTGGTGATAACGTAGATCCAATTACAAGAACAGCTAAAGTTAGAATTGAAATCATAAACAAACACAAAGATTTAAAACCAGGTATGTTTGGAGTGGTAAGATTCCCAGAACAAATTGCGGGGAATACAGTCGTACTTCCATATACTTCCATCGTAACTGTAGAAGGAACAAACTATGTATTTGTAGAAGAAACACCTTTAAACTTTCACAAACGTCAGGTTACTTTAGGAGTCTCTACAAAAGAATCTGTAAACATTACCGAAGGGGTAACACCTGGCGAACGTGTTGTTGTTGAAGGATCAATTCTCTTGAAAGGATTGAGTTTTGGTTTCTAA
- a CDS encoding porin — protein MIQLGFFKSSIFLCSLFLCFSVLNAEELNQQKKEETIPSPPPNPLPASLKFGAFVDTYYSHNANHPISKERQFTTQAVRNDEFNINLGFVDAKWQEEKVRGRIALQFGTSVNTNYAPESNKDVSSNQNSVKHIQEAYVGFKITKDTWVDAGIYFGHIGHESWISSDNWNYTRALALDYVPYYSSGVRVTTKFTDKFQFQFHVMNGWQNITDQNKDKSLGTQFKFFLTPNFTITANQFAGNEAPDFERKQTRFYNNTILEWKALDWLSFAASGDVGAQKAKESFQYEPWWKEVNPTLGIYTNRESGVYNQWYHGTFWASFRYEALYRLSFRVERFYDPKQVMATTYTRNGFMTNGYTMTFDFLEWNPGLVRFEVIQRESMDPVFETDKNKHTRVERLFVAAASVRF, from the coding sequence ATGATACAATTAGGGTTTTTTAAATCTTCAATCTTCCTATGCAGTTTGTTCCTTTGTTTTTCGGTATTGAATGCCGAAGAACTGAACCAACAAAAGAAAGAGGAAACTATACCTTCGCCACCACCAAATCCACTTCCTGCTAGTTTGAAGTTTGGTGCCTTTGTCGATACCTATTATTCTCACAACGCAAATCACCCCATCTCGAAAGAACGACAATTCACCACACAAGCTGTTCGTAATGATGAGTTTAATATTAACTTAGGATTTGTGGATGCCAAATGGCAGGAAGAAAAGGTAAGAGGGCGAATTGCTTTGCAGTTTGGAACATCAGTAAACACTAATTATGCGCCTGAATCCAATAAAGATGTCAGTTCCAACCAAAATTCAGTAAAACACATTCAGGAAGCATATGTAGGTTTTAAAATAACAAAAGATACTTGGGTGGATGCGGGAATCTATTTTGGTCATATCGGTCACGAGTCTTGGATTTCATCGGACAACTGGAATTATACTCGGGCATTGGCTCTAGATTACGTTCCTTATTATTCCTCTGGGGTTCGGGTCACAACAAAGTTTACCGATAAATTTCAATTTCAATTTCATGTGATGAATGGTTGGCAAAATATCACAGACCAAAACAAAGATAAATCGCTAGGAACTCAGTTTAAGTTTTTTCTAACACCAAATTTTACAATTACTGCGAATCAATTTGCTGGTAACGAAGCTCCCGATTTCGAACGCAAACAAACAAGGTTTTATAACAATACAATTCTCGAGTGGAAGGCATTGGATTGGTTGTCCTTTGCTGCTTCCGGTGACGTTGGCGCACAAAAGGCTAAAGAATCATTTCAATATGAACCTTGGTGGAAGGAAGTCAATCCAACACTTGGAATATATACGAATAGGGAGTCGGGAGTATACAACCAGTGGTACCATGGAACATTCTGGGCCAGTTTTCGGTATGAAGCTTTATACCGTTTGAGTTTTCGTGTAGAAAGGTTTTATGATCCAAAACAAGTGATGGCAACGACTTATACACGAAATGGATTTATGACCAATGGTTATACAATGACTTTTGATTTTTTAGAATGGAATCCAGGCCTCGTTCGTTTTGAAGTCATCCAAAGAGAATCAATGGACCCTGTATTTGAAACGGATAAAAACAAACATACTCGTGTTGAACGTTTATTTGTTGCGGCAGCCTCTGTTCGATTTTAA
- a CDS encoding TolC family protein, with protein MIAIVCITHNVQSEEINGIDNESLSRQLSDENPGTSLGSSLYPKDVRYEKTLTLEQAETLLWTNNLLLIAGKFQVDAKKAGILQAGLYANPSVFIDQSIYAEPTQRYFDTTRSGQSVFQIQQVFLLGGKIDKRVKVAELNAKISEQEFYDLARALLTKLRRTYYSIYYYKKAVTFYDQSIFSIEKTVKSSELAYKRRALLQAEHLRLKALLFFLKKEREDLAMKVYEKEADLKVLLNDDNYRDARVTFLPTVDEKDLDTITPNQSKLEDLVNLARENRPDLKVALQNLRYEEANLDLQHANAIPDLAFGPTYNRGGTAFQNYWGITAQLSVPIFDRNQGNIQAAEKAILVRKQELKNRILEVENEVAISFQSARIKDALYKRFIDTYIKDYGSLSVDMIMSYEKKYITILEFADFFETYRSSVVEMLKLQTDRMEAIESVNYSVGLGVYIPKSSETKPEPTNP; from the coding sequence ATGATCGCTATTGTTTGTATCACTCACAATGTACAATCAGAAGAGATCAATGGAATCGATAATGAATCCCTAAGTAGGCAACTTTCTGATGAAAATCCTGGAACTTCTCTTGGTTCCAGTCTTTATCCGAAAGATGTTCGTTACGAAAAGACTCTCACGTTGGAACAAGCGGAGACCTTACTTTGGACAAACAACTTACTCTTAATTGCAGGGAAGTTCCAAGTTGATGCAAAAAAAGCTGGAATTTTACAAGCCGGCCTCTATGCAAACCCCAGTGTCTTTATTGACCAAAGTATCTATGCTGAACCAACACAAAGATATTTTGATACAACTAGATCTGGACAATCTGTATTCCAAATCCAACAAGTGTTTTTACTTGGTGGAAAAATTGACAAACGCGTAAAAGTAGCAGAACTCAATGCGAAAATCTCGGAACAAGAGTTTTACGATTTGGCACGAGCCTTACTAACCAAACTACGAAGAACCTATTATTCAATTTATTATTATAAAAAAGCAGTAACGTTTTACGACCAAAGTATTTTCTCTATTGAGAAAACAGTAAAGTCTTCTGAGTTAGCTTATAAAAGACGTGCCCTCCTCCAAGCAGAACATTTAAGACTAAAAGCCCTTTTGTTCTTTCTAAAAAAAGAAAGAGAAGATCTTGCAATGAAAGTTTATGAAAAAGAAGCAGATCTTAAAGTTTTACTTAACGATGACAACTATCGCGATGCTCGTGTTACTTTTTTACCAACAGTGGATGAAAAGGATCTAGACACCATCACTCCCAACCAATCGAAACTAGAAGATTTGGTGAATCTCGCTCGCGAAAATCGACCAGATTTAAAAGTAGCCCTTCAGAATTTACGATACGAAGAAGCAAATTTAGACTTACAACATGCCAATGCAATTCCTGACCTTGCGTTCGGACCAACATACAATAGGGGTGGAACTGCCTTTCAAAACTATTGGGGGATCACTGCGCAGTTAAGTGTTCCTATCTTTGATAGAAACCAAGGAAATATTCAAGCAGCAGAAAAGGCAATCCTAGTCCGCAAACAAGAGTTAAAGAATCGAATCTTAGAGGTTGAGAACGAAGTTGCTATCTCTTTCCAATCTGCACGAATCAAAGATGCTCTTTATAAACGATTCATCGATACATACATTAAAGACTACGGAAGTTTATCTGTAGATATGATCATGAGTTACGAGAAGAAATACATCACGATCTTAGAATTTGCCGACTTCTTTGAAACATATCGTTCGAGTGTTGTGGAGATGTTAAAACTCCAAACAGACCGAATGGAAGCAATTGAAAGTGTAAACTACTCTGTTGGTTTGGGAGTTTATATTCCAAAATCTTCAGAAACCAAACCAGAACCAACGAACCCCTAA
- a CDS encoding DUF455 family protein → MKISEYAKHLLLAPNLEDKLLPPSRPWDEETDFTPLRIETPGRSTKLQFSDKKVKIPRLEHLGLVSNRGLSLHHFANHELMAIELFAWALLAFPSAPKSVRNGFLKTIEEEQTHLKLYLHRMREFGVDFGDLPLNYIFWKQLGQFGSLESFAAVMSVSFEGANLDYAQVYAQVFSYFGDKETSDLMITIFEDEIKHVKRGLRAFEHSVPENKNQWEHYLSLIKFPFTPRRAKGYLYLPETRSLAGMNPEFIQSLGRYEDEYTGRVNLESVKKFGLGETILRKNRLDSPLRSP, encoded by the coding sequence ATGAAAATCTCAGAATACGCAAAACATTTGTTACTTGCTCCAAATTTGGAAGATAAACTTTTACCTCCTAGTCGTCCTTGGGATGAGGAAACAGATTTTACACCCTTACGCATCGAAACTCCGGGCCGCTCTACTAAACTCCAGTTCTCTGATAAAAAAGTAAAAATTCCGCGTTTAGAACATCTAGGTTTAGTATCCAATAGAGGACTAAGCCTCCATCATTTTGCCAATCATGAACTGATGGCAATTGAATTGTTTGCATGGGCTCTTTTAGCTTTTCCTTCTGCACCAAAATCAGTGCGGAATGGATTTCTAAAAACAATCGAAGAAGAACAAACACATCTAAAACTGTATTTACATCGAATGAGAGAGTTCGGCGTTGATTTTGGTGACCTTCCATTGAATTATATTTTTTGGAAACAACTCGGCCAATTTGGAAGTTTGGAATCATTTGCTGCAGTGATGTCGGTTTCCTTTGAGGGGGCGAATTTAGATTATGCTCAAGTATATGCTCAAGTTTTTTCTTACTTCGGTGACAAAGAAACATCGGATCTCATGATCACGATTTTTGAAGATGAAATCAAACATGTAAAAAGAGGACTTCGTGCCTTCGAACACTCTGTCCCGGAAAACAAAAATCAATGGGAACATTATCTTTCTCTCATTAAATTCCCATTCACTCCGAGGAGGGCGAAGGGTTATCTTTATCTTCCTGAAACAAGATCCCTTGCGGGTATGAATCCAGAGTTCATTCAGTCCCTTGGTCGTTATGAAGATGAGTATACGGGTCGTGTGAACTTGGAATCCGTAAAAAAATTCGGACTGGGAGAGACCATACTTCGAAAAAACAGACTTGATTCTCCATTGCGAAGTCCTTAG